The Magnolia sinica isolate HGM2019 chromosome 11, MsV1, whole genome shotgun sequence DNA window GGTTCTCTTGGGTTTTTTGTCTGGCCCATTTTTCTTTTATGGCTTTACTTTACTTGCATTGATCATTTGAGAGTGTTTTTCCGTGATAAACGCTATTAAATCCAAAATTTGAGAAGCCTTTTAACACAAAATACATGTTGGCATTTGTGTTGCAATTATGTTTTAGATGGCTGAATCGAGTTCTACCAAATTCAAGGTGCTGAAGTTTGAGAAATCCAATTACATGTTGTGGAAACTCAAGATGGACGCGGTATTGGTGAATGAAGGTTGTACAACTGTAATTCAAGAAAAACAAAATAAGCCTGATGATAGATAATATATTTAAGGATAAAATCAATTAGTTGTGACATATCTTCTTATTGCACTCGATGATATGGTTTTGTTTAAAGTATCTGATCAAACTACTGCAAAATATTTGTGAGACAAATAATAAAATTTGTACTAAAAGGAGAAGATTAAAGTGCCTAAGAACCCACAACAATGAAGAGCTCACCTTAAAAGAATTCAAGGATATTTACGGTGAGCATGGCAACGAAAGGCAATGCATGGTCCCTAGTACTCGATGACAGAACATAATCATTGAATGTATAAATGGTACGCTTAGTGCTAAGTTCCACTACGCTTGAGCAGTTTTTTATAGCAGAAGCTGTTAACACAATTTATTACTTAAGAGTATCGTTCTCCTACAAATGCACTAGATTTCAAGATCTCTAAAGAAGTATTGTTTGAAAAACTtattaattattcatttattcgTTCACGTTTTTTGTTATAATACTAATATATAAATTCTTAAAGAGTAATTGTCTAATTTTGAATGTGATATCtaaaaaagtgtgtgtgtgtgtgtgtgtgtgtatatatatacacacaccacgtAGATCTTTATGCCTCTTGTTTTAATTTGCTTTAGCTTGTCACTTGTTTATTTGATTCTTTTCTTCCGTGATATACAAGCGTTTTAAGCCTGTCTGAAGTTATTTATCTTCcctgtacatgtggggccactAATGATTGGGCAGACTGGGTTTCAGACCAGGGCATGATCATCATGTTGGGGCCTATCTGAAGATTGGGCTAACCCGGATTTCTGACTAGCGATTGTTCCTGGTGGGGCGGACCTGATGGTTGTGCCAGCCTGAGTTTCAGACCAGGCCATcaacatggttgggcccacctgggTTTCTGGCTAGGGCATTCTCAGGTGGAGCCACCTGATAATTAGACCATCACGCGTTTCAAGCCTCAAGGCATCCTCATGGTGTGGTTACTCTATGATTGGGCTAACCAGGGTTTCGGGCCAGGGCATCctcaccgtggaccccacctgatgatcaggctAGGGAAtcctcacagtggggcccaccaaatgatcggGCCAGGCTGGGTTTCAAGCCAGTGCATGtacatggtgggacacacctgaTGAGCGGCTGGATTTCACACATCTGACAACTTTCGCACGTGATCTGCAGTCAACTCACCCAAGCCAACCGAGTCAAGCTCTCTTCAATCCCAGACCAACCCAAATAATCCGAATCAcgatcataaaaataaaaaatattaataataataatacagagTAACGAAGACGATAAGATGGTGGAAGAAATGCTCACCGGCAGAGGCAGTCGTCGCAGCACTCTCCGAATTTGGTCGGCGGGCTACATACTGGGCCCCACCTCTCCCACCGCGTCCCCGGCCACCAGACCCTCTCCCACCATCGCCACCATACCCTCTAGGCGCCGCGGAGTGGGGCGTGGCCGGATCACGAAACAATCGACCCCGGCCCGAATTCTGCACATGGGTCGCCGGCGACTGGCGATTCTGCCAGAAGTTAGGATTTTGATGCGGGTTTTCTGATCGGTGTCTTCCCCTCCCTCTAGATCCTGTAGCCCTGCCTCTGTTAGCGTGATTCTCCATTCTAATCAAGCAGTTCTCCGCAATGTACTGAAACAAACGATTCTGGAAATGTATGCAAGCGCTTGTAACAAATAACGGAGATGGACGTTTTTATAATTGGGGAAGGAGAGTGAAATTTacaagaatattttttttttttttcgagagtggattgcgtactgagtaactagtgtactgagtaaactctgtggggtccattgacatgtatgtgtcttatccacgccgtccatccgttttctaaaGTTATTTTAGTGCTTCAAtgcaaaattgaagcatatacaaatcttaattggatcacaccacaggaaacagtgggaattgaacgcccgcagttgaaaacttcttgtgggccacaaaagtattggatcatgatgatatttttgttttatcttcatccatgtctgtatgaccttatcaacatgttagatgataaataaacattaaagttgGCC harbors:
- the LOC131218730 gene encoding uncharacterized protein LOC131218730 isoform X2 codes for the protein MENHANRGRATGSRGRGRHRSENPHQNPNFWQNRQSPATHVQNSGRGRLFRDPATPHSAAPRGYGGDGGRGSGGRGRGGRGGAQYVARRPNSESAATTASAATMDASRQARRPNINSFPTSSASSGSSSTSVTHFPGAQNQHHRSHHRWRMLPEVCRLLYVLATFIGILFLVINGRFNEIASFLEVVAVLKNLMLSG